AGAACCAGATGCAGCAGCAGCTCCTGTCCAGCCCTGAGATGATGATCCAAATCATGGAAAATCCCTTTGTTCAGAGCATGCTTTCTAATCCCGATCTGATGAGGCAGCTCATTATGGCCAATCCACAGATGCAACAATTAATTCAGAGAAACCCAGAAATCAGTCACCTGCTCAACAACCCAGATATAATGAGGCAGACCCTCGAAATCGCCAGGAATCCAGCCATGATGCAAGAAATGATGAGAAATCAAGACCTAGCTCTCAGCAATCTTGAAAGCATCCCAGGTGGCTACAACGCTCTACGGCGCATGTACACTGACATTCAAGAACCCATGCTAAATGCCGCACAAGAGCAGTTTGGGGGTAATCCGTTTGCCTCAGTGGGGAGCAGTTCCTCCTCTGGGGAAGGTACACAGCCCTCCCGCACAGAAAATAGAGATCCACTACCCAACCCATGGGCGCCACCACCGACTACCCAGAGCTCTGCGACCACCAGCACAACCACGAATAGTGGCAGTGGGTCTGGCAGTAGCTCTAGCAGTGCAACAGGTAACACTGTGGCTGCAGCTAACTATGTTGCCAGCATCTTCAGTACCCCAGGAATGCAGAGCTTGCTGCAACAGATAACTGAAAACCCCCAGCTGATCCAGAATATGCTCTCTGCGCCCTACATGAGAAGCATGATGCAGTCGCTGAGCCAGAATCCAGATTTGGCTGCACAAATGATGCTGAATAGCCCAATGTTTACTGCAAATCCTCAGCTGCAGGAGCAGATGCGTCCACAGCTCCCAGCTTTCCTGCAGCAGATGCAGAATCCAGACACTCTGTCAGCTATGTCAAACCCAAGAGCAATGCAGGCTTTAATGCAGATCCAACAGGGGCTACAGACATTAGCCACTGAAGCACCGGGCCTCATTCCAAGCTTTACTCCAGGTGTAGGGGTAGGGGTACTGGGAACGGCTATAGGTCCTGTAGGCCCAGTCACACCCATAGGCCCCATAGTCCCATTTACCCCCATAGGTCCCATTGGACCCATAGGACCCACTGGCCCTGCAGGTCCTCCTGGATCCACTGGTTCTGGTGGCCCCCCTGGTCCCACCGTGTCTAGCTCTGCACCCAGTGAAACCACAAGCCCAACATCAGAACCTGGACCCAGCCAGCAGTTCATTCAGCAAATGGTGCAGGCCCTGGCTGGAGCAAATCCTCCACAGCTGCCGAATCCAGAAGTCAGATTTCAGCAACAACTGGAACAGCTCAACGCAATGGGGTTCTTAAACCGTGAAGCAAACTTGCAGGCTCTAATAGCAACAGGAGGCGACATCAATGCAGCCATTGAGAGGCTGCTGGGCTCCCAGCCATCCTAATTACATTTCTGTaccttaaaaaaatgtatcttatttTTGATAATGGCTCTTAAATCTTTAAACATACACATAGTCGTGCTTTACTTTcattttgattcttttaaatctGTCTAGTTATAAATATAATGTGATAGATTTTAAGGTGGAGTCAATTCCCCccccctttgtttctttttcttccttccttgcttTGCTTCCATTTCCATTCTCTGTTTTGAATGGTGGGAATCAATGCTGTTTCACTCAAAGGTGTTGCATGCAAACACTTAGCTTATTCGGCATTTATTGTGATTTTTGGAAACAAGTATTCTTCACAGTTGGGTGAACAAGTTTTGTCCTACAGATGTccaatttatttgcattttaaacagCCTATGATAGTAATTTAATGTGgaatgaaaatattcaaaatgaagTCAAATTACATGAAGCTCTAATTTGTGGTACAATATTGCTTATTGTGATTTTGGCATGTATTTTTGCTAGCAAAATGCTGTAAGATTTATACATTCTTTGATCTTTTTTGCTGTATTTGTACACAGTACAGTAAGCACAATTGGAACTATATCTAGAAATAATTACAACAGAATCTCTGAGCAGAGTATGTAtaatcaaaatgagaaaaaatataaatatttctggaGCTAGGTTTGTCTCACAGTTTTGTAGAATCTTACAGCATCTTTGATAAATTTCTCTGAAAATGTTGGCTAGGCAAGTTCAGTTAAAATATAGTAGAAATGTTTATCCTGGTATTTCTAAGTATACATTTAATTGTACAGAAAACTTAGTGTGACATTGTATCAACATTTGCAGAATGACTGTATATGTCCTTAATCTTTGTGCAGCTTGAAGGATCATTGTAGTAATGCCAGGAAAGTGCTTTCTACCTAAGACTTCCTTCTCACCTTCTCCCATGAAGAGACCCTAATACACATTTTGATTTGTAATTGGAAATGTAACTTTTGATGAAAGTGTCATGTGATGTTTGCATTACTTTTAACTGCTATGTATAAAGGGAACTGTATCTTTTGACTTATCAGTTATTTCTCTTGTGCAAAGGGAAAAATGCATTAGAAatgactaaaaaaataaaaataaattaaaaatggatatatcttttcctttttgcctTCTGGCTCTAGGATCATGTTTAGAAGTATTGCCCCATCCCGTGATTAtataaattttacatttccctaattttAATGGTTTTGTTAAAGGTTCCTTTGCCCTATCTGAACTATTTTGATGTATGGATTTAggtattctctttttttcccccaaagggtTAGCCAGTTGTTAGTCAGTATTTCTCATCCACTCTCACTTCTTTGAAatgtcatacatatatatactttattcTGTGTTTGAATGCTCTTTAGTACCATGAACATTGTAGGCCCGGTATCCTAGCCTGCAGTTACTGAGTTAGAAATATGGCTTTATATCTGTTAAGGGAAGTCCTATTGAtcctgttaatttttatttttcacaattttaAAGATGCTGACATTTATGAGGTGAACTTTACAGCTAATAGTTCTCCCCTTAAAATAAATTGGGAATTTGGTTGAAATTGTCTTAAATTGATATGATTGTAGGAACTACAGAATAGCAGTGCTTTCCAGAAAATGGTatgttcctcatttttaaaaaagttttttacaTCCTTCAAGAGAGTTTTATTTAAATCCTGTGTAATTTGTGATAAATGTATTCCTAGGTAATAACAGAAATACAGGAAACAATACTGTGATTGGTGGCTCTTAGTGTGTTATCTGCGTggtcatttttagtgtatagggtAAGAATGTATACTGAAATTGTTAATTTCAGAGATACTCAATCCTTCTAAGTTTTTCCTAGTGAGCAATCATATCAATTATAAGTtacaataatattttcttttcaaagtttttAACATAGTCTTTGACTGCATGTATTAAATACTTCCAAAAAAGTACTAAGTAATAAAAGTGCCAatggcattcttgtcttgtttctcatTTTAACCAGACTGTGTTGGCtgtaacaattttaaattacatttctcAAAAAAACAACATTCGTCTGGGAGATAGTCAAGTAAGTTTGTGGAATGATATATACTGTAGCCCCTCTTGGAGAGTCATTGTGCAGTAAATATTAgctagtattatttttaaagaagtatgCACTTTAGCTTAAAAGTGTAAAAACTATTTAACTTGGTCTAACTAAGCATTTATCAAACTTAATGAGTAAAGGACCactcttttcttttaaacataCCTAATAGCATTTGGCCTATCAGTGCTCCACCATGTTAGGAAACGGTGATTTATTATTTCAGTGCTATATGATGCTGGGTGTTTGAGAGAATTACAAAGACAAAATCTGCCctaataaatttaagaattttaataaCATGGGTGATTTTATAGGGATAAATAGAAAAGCCAGTGACAGAAAAACAGCAATAAATCAATCACCATAGGAAAAACTGGATGTTGTTtgaggcctggctcaggcagcttaGCAGGTAAATTTCTTTCAGTCATTCAAGGAAAAGAATTCCTTAATTACCCTTGTCAAatgtttatcaattttttaataattttgtttctccctgaaaatatgttatttctttatttttttgctctctggttcattaatttttgtttataacagtgtattctctttttctaaattatttttaactgttcttCATCTGTTACATGATTTGTTTTCCTCCTGTTATCTTACAAGTATTTTTTACAGGGTCTCTTTGTTTTGGATTTTCATCTACTATGAATtcacagtttatccatttattcatcacCGAAACAAGAAGGGTATAACATGACCCTTCTCCCTCCAGGAAGAGTGGGGCAGTTCTTACATGCTTTTCGCTGTTTACTTGGTTGTTACTCCCCCTCCCTAAGCTCACACTGGACAGCTGGATGATATAAATTTGTATTGGCTCTGTGATCCAGCAGGatgaggtggtggggagggaagtAGGGCCTGGGGCAACACCAGCAGAAGTTCACTTCAAGATGGCTTTCCTCATTTGCCCTTTTGGCCTCTGCTTCAGGTACGTGATATTACATATACTCTGAGCACTTGTGTGTGTTATTCATTAAAGAGGACTCTTGTATCAGGTTGAGACTACCTTATTTATTAAGAAATGATCAGATATTCCAACTTGCCTTCTGAAAGGGGACGGCCTGCTCCAAATTCTGTCCATCTGCAGTGTCAAAATAGCAACAAACGGAGTAATTCTGTCAGGGTTTAGCCCAGGGATTGGGGTTAGGTTATCAGAAGAGCCATTTTGCCTGTGTTACACATTCAAAGGAACTCAAATTCAGAATTTTGGCATTAACCTCAAATGAATTGATTACTCAAGCCACAGAGCTAGACTAATCTGTTGGAATGTGTTCATACAGCTTAACTTAATAAATGTAGAAATTGTAAACTGTAGCAATTTTGATATTCCTAATTtgtcactttattttaaaaatatactgggGAGCTTAAATACAATGGAAGTTACACAGGCTTACTTCTACTTATGGGAGGGTCTCATCGCAGTCTTTTCCACTGTCTGCCCCAACCTCTAATCCTTGCTCTTCTAAACTAGATAGTGGGTTTCTGTTTAGGATTTTTTTGCTTTGTCAGTGCATCACAGAATTTGAGATTGTGATATCCTTCACTGTCGTCCTATCAGCATCATAGCCTTACTGAAATTCCTTCAGAGTTCTGCTCCTATTATATAGGtttctctcaatttttgtttcCCTGTGGTCATTTCTGTTGATATGTGGGAAGGACAGGAATTGGGGACCTATTCTAATGCTATCATCTTCCAAGAAGTCTATTAGGAGACTTAGGGGAAAAGcaattttctaaaaatagaaaGGAGAAGCATGATTTGGCAGACTCAGACTGAAGTGACCCCAAAGAGCAGCTTCATCAGATGGTGTACATGGCTTACCTAGGCTTTAGACACTTTAGTGATGGGTAAAAACCCTTGGTAAAAGTTACTCTGAACCAACAAACTCAAAAGTTGGGTAAGATACTCTCAAATTAGGATGTTTTTGTCCTGACATATAGGGACAGAATTATTCATCAAATGGATATGTATTGAGGCATATAGCTAAAGCTGTATTGAGGTATCTAAGCACAGATTTGGGCTCCCTAAGATAGTACTTTCAAACTACAACTTCAAAACTCCTTGGCTCAGTGTGCAGATTAGCAAACTTAAGGTAATTTCAAGAAAGATTCTAtaattcattattaaaaaaatagttgatgagcatgaaaggaaaaagaaaagatgattaGCCAGCCCTAGCATGGATTTCACAAGATCATTTTGCCAGACTAATTAAGTTCTCTGTTAGAGTGGGATAACAATAATAGCTAATGTGTTCTTGGTTATGTTCAATTTTCATAACCTCATaaagtactattattatatttCCCAGTTTACAGACAAAGAAAGCTaaaaagaggttaaataattttctaAGGTCATGCTGTTATTAAGTGACAGAGTCAAAATTTGAACCCAATTCTCAGATTCCAGTGTTCACTTAGCTGTTTCACTATTTTGCTTCCCCCTGAGTCTATTAATAAACTATACTTGTCCATATATTTATCAtagataattttataataaactatATACTAACTGGCCTCCTGGGTGTTGTTGAGGAAACACACTAGCTATTAAGTGAATACATCTCTGCCTCTATTCACCCTGGAGCAGACTACCTGAAAATGCATATGTGAGAATCAGCTCTGTCACAATCAGTAATTGCAATTTGGAGCTTTGCTTTTGAGTTGTGGCTAATATTTGAAACTGCCCTTCACTACATCTGTCAAAGTGGCCTAGTAAATATAGTATGTCTCCAAACTGGCAATCACATGGGCCACTTGTGCTTCAGCTGCTCTGGAGGGTGCCTGCCTTTTTGTTGAGCTGCCTCTCAGAGACTCAGAAGGCAGTAAACATTGTGTACCTCACAACAGCATTTGACACTTTCTCAAAATGTCCTTGAGAATGAAATGGAATAACATGAACTAGATGATAATGAAAGGACAGTAGATGCTTTAGTAGTTTGAATTGACTGTCCAACAATGTGTCAGTGTAGACAGGTTTTCCACCCTAGTTCTGTCCCATTGAAGTTATTTTTTCAATGActatcatgaaaccataaaatagtTCACCCATCCTATTGCAAATAGTATAGAATTTCAAGGCCGAATAAATGCACTGGATGTCACTAGCAAGATCCAAAAAATCTTTAGTAggctgaaggaaagaaaaatagctaAACCTGGTAGGATTAAATTGAATAGTATTAGATGTGAAGTCCTACATTTGTATCAAAAAttcagttaccaagggtaagtgATTATGTGGCTTAAAAATAGCATGCGTGAAGAAGACTCAGTCCTTTTATTTTACTGTAGATTCAACACAAGCAAGCCATGTGAGGTTATTGTGCACACATGTATGTAATTAAATCATAATGACTCCATTTAATAGAAGCATGGTGCCCAGAACAAGAAAGTCCTTCacaatgttttattctgtacttgaTAGTTTATGTTGGAAGATTTGGATCATCTCAGAGTGCCACAATTAAGATGGGCACAAACAACCTGGAAAGTAGCTAAGATGGTGGTGACTCGTTTGTAGACATGGAACGATTATTAAGAGTCAGGAATGCTTTAGTCTAAAGACAGAGTTGTggatattttcttcaaataattgaAAGCCTTGTCAGATAGAAGAGAGGTAATATTTATTTGGGTAGCTCCAGGAGGCAGATCAATTCAGATGTTATAAGAAGTAAGAATTTGGGCTTACTGTTAGGAACTTTCTGGCAATTCATTGAAGATACTCTCCTCACTGGAGCTGTTTAAATAGAAGCCCATTTGACAGAAATGTTCAAGGATAGTTTTATGCATTAGATAGAACTTGAATTAGAAGCCATCCAAGATTCCTTCCAAATATAATATTCTCCCAATGGACTTTTCAGCTTGTCACTAAACTTTCCAGGTTTGGGATCAAAGTTGTTGTAGAATGAAGTCATGTTATTGGCTTTTTTCCTGCATTCCCTAGTTTAGTAAACAGCAACTCAGAAGTAGACTGCACACCTTTCTTGACATAAAATCTAGGTaaattcaatattcattttatttcttgatgCTACAAGTGGGAAAGGACTCCAACTACAAAGATCTAATACTAAATATCAGAAAGTGCTGAGAGCTTGGGAAGAGGAAATAGGAGAGGTTGCCTGAGGTCAAAGGACACTGCCTTGAGGGTGAAGGTTACAGGGGTACTCTGACCTCCTGTTTCTCTTGATAGTATTTTCCTACACTCTGTTATTCACAGCTGGTTAAAATGGTGGGAGGAAGCTGAAACTAATAGTGGAATGTAAGATGTGATGGCAgagcgtatatatatatatatatatatgtatatataaatactctGATCCTTTTGGAGTAGAAAAACAAAGTTTGTCCTTTGTTTTACATGACACCTTGAGTTTCATTACAGCAAATAAATTACCTAAAGATTTTGGatcatttaataatatgggtaactactgaaccactgtgttgtatatttgagacCAATATGATTGTGTATCAATATtggatacctcaataaaaaaaagattctgaATCATTATGCTTTATATTCTTTATAAGTTGCCCTAGGACTCCAGAGGGTCTGGAAAAGAGCATCCTGAAATAGGGGACAGGCTGAAACACATCAATTTCCTTAtttgagaaatgtaaattaaatttaaatatgtgtataagcatgtgtgtttgtgtgtataactTTGCTTTTGTCAACTAAATCAAGGTCTCCTCCATGTAATGCTTATACTAATGAACTGTCCTGATGCATTCCCC
This DNA window, taken from Manis pentadactyla isolate mManPen7 chromosome X, mManPen7.hap1, whole genome shotgun sequence, encodes the following:
- the LOC118935363 gene encoding ubiquilin-2, translating into MAENGESSGTPRPSRGPAEAQGLTSTPAEPKIIKVTVKTPKEKEEFAVPENSSVQQFKEAISKRFKSQTDQLVLIFAGKILKDQDTLIQHGIHDGLTVHLVIKSQNRPQGQSTQPTNAAGTNTTSVSTPRSNSTPISTNSNPFGLGSLGGLAGLSSLGLSSTNFSELQNQMQQQLLSSPEMMIQIMENPFVQSMLSNPDLMRQLIMANPQMQQLIQRNPEISHLLNNPDIMRQTLEIARNPAMMQEMMRNQDLALSNLESIPGGYNALRRMYTDIQEPMLNAAQEQFGGNPFASVGSSSSSGEGTQPSRTENRDPLPNPWAPPPTTQSSATTSTTTNSGSGSGSSSSSATGNTVAAANYVASIFSTPGMQSLLQQITENPQLIQNMLSAPYMRSMMQSLSQNPDLAAQMMLNSPMFTANPQLQEQMRPQLPAFLQQMQNPDTLSAMSNPRAMQALMQIQQGLQTLATEAPGLIPSFTPGVGVGVLGTAIGPVGPVTPIGPIVPFTPIGPIGPIGPTGPAGPPGSTGSGGPPGPTVSSSAPSETTSPTSEPGPSQQFIQQMVQALAGANPPQLPNPEVRFQQQLEQLNAMGFLNREANLQALIATGGDINAAIERLLGSQPS